Proteins found in one Promicromonospora sukumoe genomic segment:
- the serA gene encoding phosphoglycerate dehydrogenase — protein MQRALLLENVHPTSVPILESAGYEVDYRKGALDEDELIAALDGVQLLGIRSKTEVTARVLAETDSLVGVGAFSIGTNQINLTAAAHRGVAVFNAPFSNTRSVVELAIAEIISLTRRMTERDRALHSGVWDKSADGSHEVRGRTLGIIGYGNIGSQLSVLAENLGMSVVFYDTAEKLALGNARRAETLDELLETADIVTLHVDGRSGNAGLFGEKQFARMKQDAIFLNLCRGFVVDVDSLAEHITSGHLSGAAVDVFPEEPKKRGDAFESVLRGLPNVILTPHVGGSTEEAQESIGQFVAKKLSDYVTTGSTMLSVNLPNLQLEHTGVGRIKLLHRNVPGVLATVNQIFADHGANIEGQMLATRGDIGYVVTDISDVTERGASKKLQALDATIRLRIRDAFERPEFPPGPAAR, from the coding sequence GTGCAGCGAGCCCTTCTCCTCGAGAACGTCCACCCCACCTCCGTCCCGATCCTCGAGTCGGCCGGGTACGAGGTCGACTACCGCAAGGGAGCGCTCGACGAGGACGAGCTCATCGCGGCGCTCGACGGCGTCCAGCTCCTCGGCATCCGGTCCAAGACCGAGGTGACCGCGCGGGTGCTGGCCGAGACGGACAGCCTGGTGGGCGTGGGTGCGTTCAGCATCGGCACCAACCAGATCAACCTGACGGCCGCCGCCCACCGCGGCGTCGCGGTGTTCAACGCGCCGTTCTCCAACACGCGCTCCGTGGTGGAGCTGGCGATCGCGGAGATCATCTCGCTGACCCGCCGCATGACCGAGCGCGACCGCGCCCTGCACTCGGGTGTGTGGGACAAGTCCGCGGACGGCTCGCACGAGGTGCGCGGCCGCACGCTGGGCATCATCGGCTACGGCAACATCGGCTCGCAGCTCTCCGTGCTCGCCGAGAACCTGGGCATGTCCGTCGTCTTCTACGACACCGCGGAGAAGCTGGCCCTGGGCAACGCGCGCCGCGCCGAGACCCTGGACGAGCTCCTGGAGACGGCCGACATCGTCACGCTGCACGTCGACGGGCGCTCCGGCAACGCCGGCCTGTTCGGCGAGAAGCAGTTCGCGCGCATGAAGCAGGACGCGATCTTCCTCAACCTGTGCCGCGGGTTCGTAGTCGACGTCGACTCGCTGGCCGAGCACATCACGTCCGGGCACCTCTCGGGTGCGGCCGTCGACGTCTTCCCGGAGGAGCCCAAGAAGCGCGGCGACGCCTTCGAGTCGGTGCTGCGCGGCCTGCCGAACGTGATCCTGACCCCGCACGTCGGCGGCTCCACCGAGGAGGCGCAGGAGTCGATCGGCCAGTTCGTCGCCAAGAAGCTCAGCGACTACGTGACGACCGGCTCGACGATGCTCAGCGTCAACCTGCCGAACCTGCAGCTCGAGCACACCGGCGTGGGCCGCATCAAGCTGCTGCACCGCAACGTGCCGGGCGTGCTCGCCACGGTGAACCAGATCTTCGCCGACCACGGCGCCAACATCGAGGGCCAGATGCTCGCCACGCGCGGCGACATCGGCTACGTGGTCACCGACATCTCGGACGTGACCGAGCGCGGCGCGTCCAAGAAGCTCCAGGCCCTGGACGCGACCATCCGGCTGCGGATCCGCGACGCCTTCGAGCGCCCCGAGTTCCCGCCGGGCCCGGCGGCCCGCTGA
- a CDS encoding response regulator: protein MEILLVEDDPGDVLMTREAFEDHRVPNNVSVVGDGVSALEFLRKQGQYATVPTPDLVLLDLNLPKMDGLEVLAVAKGDPMLRHIPVVVLTTSDAQEDVVGSYSLHANAYVTKPVDFDRFIDVVRRIDDFFVSVVRLPGR from the coding sequence ATGGAGATCCTCCTCGTGGAGGACGATCCGGGTGACGTGCTGATGACCCGGGAGGCGTTCGAGGACCATCGCGTCCCGAACAACGTCTCCGTCGTGGGCGACGGCGTGAGCGCGCTGGAGTTCCTGCGCAAGCAGGGGCAGTACGCCACGGTGCCGACCCCCGACCTGGTGCTGCTCGACCTCAACCTCCCGAAGATGGACGGCCTCGAGGTGCTCGCGGTCGCCAAGGGCGACCCCATGCTGCGGCACATCCCGGTCGTGGTGCTCACCACGTCGGACGCCCAGGAGGACGTGGTCGGCTCGTACTCGCTGCACGCCAACGCGTACGTGACCAAGCCGGTGGACTTCGACCGGTTCATCGACGTGGTGCGCCGGATCGACGACTTCTTCGTGTCCGTCGTGCGCCTGCCCGGCCGCTGA
- a CDS encoding sensor histidine kinase, with product MTLVPDEHRFTGVSMRRRLARLLGAVAAMLVLALAVAVLALVQSRGLDARADGPYYRALVDGERASLALADADSSLRAYRATCDEAALEPWTRAVGSSGRIMLLADVERRALAKDAEVAQAYEEAVRLTDRWFDEYAEPVVAAVEAAPAGQMDCRMALLATAPPSAEGDALYDAANTAVVRYLAELGAQRDAIVETRTVWERLLLGAVATLVLVVVLMGTMMWLALESWVIRPLTELTAAVRVVSSGVLGREIRPAGTGEVALLAMHVETMRRELVHQVEEIRLSHQEVENAHTLLSEQARELERSNRDLEQFAYVASHDLQEPLRKVASFTQLLQKRYGGTLDERADQYIEFAVDGAKRMQRLIQDLLSFSRVGRTGVPREDVELEGVLTAALSELSERIEESGAEIVHDPMPVVHGERALLQQIFVNLIGNSVKFRDPERTPNVRIEVRSMRAHWEISVVDNGIGIDAQYAERVFVIFQRLHSREQYAGTGIGLSLVKRIVEYHKGRIWIEPADGGGTIVRFTLARRQGQPGTGRLSTERAQSTTLQ from the coding sequence ATGACGCTGGTGCCGGACGAGCACCGTTTCACCGGTGTCTCCATGCGTCGCCGCCTCGCGCGGCTCCTGGGCGCCGTCGCGGCCATGCTCGTCCTCGCGCTCGCCGTCGCGGTGCTCGCGCTGGTCCAGTCCCGGGGCCTCGACGCCCGCGCCGACGGCCCCTACTACCGCGCCCTGGTCGACGGCGAACGGGCCTCCCTGGCCCTGGCCGACGCCGACTCGTCGCTGCGCGCCTACCGCGCGACGTGCGACGAGGCCGCGCTGGAGCCCTGGACGCGCGCCGTCGGGTCGAGCGGCCGGATCATGCTCCTGGCCGACGTCGAGCGGCGGGCGCTGGCGAAGGACGCCGAGGTCGCGCAGGCCTACGAGGAGGCCGTGCGGCTCACGGACCGGTGGTTCGACGAGTACGCCGAGCCGGTGGTCGCGGCCGTCGAGGCGGCGCCCGCCGGGCAGATGGACTGCCGCATGGCGCTGCTGGCCACGGCCCCGCCCAGCGCGGAGGGCGACGCCCTGTACGACGCGGCCAACACCGCCGTCGTCCGGTACCTGGCCGAGCTGGGGGCGCAGCGCGACGCGATCGTGGAGACCCGCACCGTCTGGGAGCGGCTGCTGCTCGGGGCGGTCGCGACGCTCGTGCTCGTCGTCGTGCTGATGGGCACCATGATGTGGCTCGCCCTGGAGTCCTGGGTGATCCGGCCGCTGACCGAGCTGACGGCCGCCGTCCGCGTGGTGAGCAGCGGGGTGCTCGGGCGCGAGATCCGGCCCGCCGGCACGGGCGAGGTGGCCCTGCTCGCCATGCACGTGGAGACGATGCGCCGCGAGCTGGTGCACCAGGTGGAGGAGATCCGGCTGTCGCACCAGGAGGTCGAGAACGCGCACACCCTGCTCAGCGAGCAGGCGCGCGAGCTGGAGCGGTCCAACCGGGACCTGGAGCAGTTCGCGTACGTGGCCTCGCACGACCTCCAGGAGCCGCTGCGGAAGGTCGCGAGCTTCACGCAGCTCCTGCAGAAGCGGTACGGCGGGACGCTCGACGAGCGCGCCGACCAGTACATCGAGTTCGCCGTGGACGGCGCCAAGCGCATGCAGCGGCTCATCCAGGACCTCCTGAGCTTCTCGCGCGTGGGGCGCACGGGCGTGCCGCGCGAGGACGTGGAGCTGGAGGGCGTGCTCACCGCCGCGCTGTCGGAGCTGTCCGAGCGGATCGAGGAGTCGGGCGCCGAGATCGTGCACGACCCGATGCCCGTCGTGCACGGCGAGCGGGCGCTGCTCCAGCAGATCTTCGTGAACCTGATCGGCAACTCGGTCAAGTTCCGCGACCCGGAGCGGACGCCGAACGTGCGGATCGAGGTGCGCAGCATGCGGGCGCACTGGGAGATCTCCGTGGTGGACAACGGGATCGGCATCGACGCCCAGTACGCGGAGCGGGTGTTCGTCATCTTCCAGCGGCTGCACTCGCGCGAGCAGTACGCGGGCACCGGCATCGGCCTCTCGCTGGTCAAACGCATCGTGGAGTACCACAAGGGCCGCATCTGGATCGAGCCCGCCGACGGCGGCGGCACGATCGTGCGGTTCACGCTGGCGCGGCGCCAGGGCCAACCTGGTACGGGGCGCCTTTCGACCGAACGCGCGCAGTCGACTACGCTTCAATGA
- a CDS encoding sulfotransferase family protein has product MPQATPLLRILNVLLAPGLRTRKDPDAVFEKLLQDAQSGRAVLDADELAALDSLRLLLADHAANPDLSGMGWQSTQDQIRARLTNRAVVRAAQASRPEVRDEPVTAPVFVVGLPRTGTTLTYNLIARHPGHRGPKLWEMDDLGLPRPAAERERLIAQARRKFANVARLSPAWGHLHPLIADSEEEDFMLRAHTEMFATWGPAPRYLDWVGSADLTEDYRFLRDALQVIAAGEAPDRWVLKHPMDLWRMPEILKAFPGARFVWTHRAPGAAVASGCSMAEATQAMYIKPGRIDLERIGREWLDISAGGVERAVGLREQLPDDAVIDVVYDDLMKDPETVVHGLFETLGLDWGATDDANLAAALDRSGHRPHAYTLERYGLDEAKVAQAFSAYKIPASVLH; this is encoded by the coding sequence ATGCCCCAGGCCACACCTCTGCTCCGAATCCTCAACGTGCTGCTCGCCCCCGGACTGCGCACCCGCAAGGACCCCGACGCCGTCTTCGAGAAGCTGCTCCAGGACGCCCAGAGCGGGCGGGCCGTGCTCGACGCCGACGAGCTCGCGGCGCTCGACAGCCTGCGCCTGCTGCTGGCCGACCACGCCGCGAACCCCGACCTGAGCGGCATGGGCTGGCAGAGCACGCAGGACCAGATCCGGGCCCGGCTCACCAACCGGGCGGTCGTCCGCGCCGCCCAGGCCAGCCGGCCCGAGGTGCGGGACGAGCCGGTGACCGCGCCCGTGTTCGTCGTCGGGCTGCCGCGCACCGGCACGACGCTCACGTACAACCTGATCGCCCGGCACCCGGGCCACCGCGGGCCCAAGCTGTGGGAGATGGACGACCTGGGCCTGCCACGTCCCGCGGCGGAGCGCGAGCGGCTGATCGCGCAGGCCCGCAGGAAGTTCGCGAACGTGGCGCGGCTCAGCCCCGCCTGGGGGCACCTCCACCCGCTGATCGCCGACAGCGAGGAGGAGGACTTCATGCTCCGCGCCCACACCGAGATGTTCGCGACGTGGGGCCCGGCGCCGCGCTACCTGGACTGGGTCGGCAGCGCCGACCTCACGGAGGACTACCGGTTCCTGCGCGACGCCCTGCAGGTCATCGCCGCGGGCGAGGCGCCCGACCGCTGGGTGCTCAAGCACCCGATGGACCTGTGGCGGATGCCGGAGATCCTGAAGGCCTTCCCCGGCGCGCGCTTCGTGTGGACGCACCGCGCGCCCGGCGCCGCCGTCGCCTCCGGCTGCTCCATGGCCGAGGCGACGCAGGCCATGTACATCAAGCCGGGCCGCATCGACCTGGAACGGATCGGCCGGGAGTGGCTGGACATCTCCGCGGGCGGCGTCGAGCGCGCCGTCGGGCTGCGCGAGCAGCTCCCCGACGACGCCGTGATCGACGTGGTCTACGACGACCTCATGAAGGACCCCGAGACCGTGGTGCACGGGCTCTTCGAGACCCTGGGCCTGGACTGGGGCGCGACCGACGACGCCAACCTGGCCGCCGCCCTCGACCGGAGCGGACACCGTCCGCACGCGTACACGCTGGAGCGCTACGGCCTGGACGAGGCGAAGGTGGCGCAGGCGTTCTCGGCGTACAAGATCCCGGCGTCGGTCCTGCACTGA
- a CDS encoding helix-turn-helix domain-containing protein: protein MAASRNAFGEFLTAQRARVSPQDVGLPTAGARRVAGLRREEVAVLAGVSADYYARLEQGRERTPSAQVVEALCAALRLGPDAQAHAYRLARLAPTALPVSDQVGPDMLRLLDSMPDVAAYVVNPAFRVLATNPVAAELLGPEQVTRGAVPYLFLSPAARTYFVDWEHIARAAVSALRLALGFSPPRPEVTELVARMERESTDFARLWQDHRVTGLVATTKQINHPAVGRLELTYQTFESRDAPGQQLTIATAAEGSPSADSLALLGTLAADRAV, encoded by the coding sequence ATGGCAGCCAGTCGGAACGCGTTCGGTGAGTTCCTCACGGCCCAGCGCGCCCGGGTCTCCCCGCAGGACGTCGGCCTGCCGACGGCGGGAGCTCGGCGCGTGGCGGGCCTGCGGCGCGAGGAGGTCGCCGTCCTGGCGGGGGTGAGCGCCGACTACTACGCGCGCCTGGAGCAGGGCCGGGAGCGGACGCCGTCGGCCCAGGTGGTGGAGGCGCTCTGCGCCGCGCTGCGACTCGGCCCCGACGCCCAGGCGCACGCCTACCGGCTGGCCCGGCTCGCCCCGACGGCCCTGCCCGTCAGCGACCAGGTGGGCCCCGACATGCTGCGCCTGCTCGACAGCATGCCGGACGTCGCCGCCTACGTGGTCAACCCCGCGTTCCGGGTCCTGGCCACCAACCCGGTCGCCGCCGAGCTGCTCGGCCCGGAGCAGGTGACCCGGGGCGCGGTCCCGTACCTGTTCCTCAGCCCCGCCGCGCGCACCTACTTCGTGGACTGGGAGCACATCGCCCGCGCGGCGGTCAGCGCGCTGCGGCTGGCGCTGGGCTTCAGCCCGCCGCGGCCGGAGGTGACCGAGCTGGTCGCCCGGATGGAGCGGGAGAGCACCGACTTCGCGCGGCTGTGGCAGGACCACCGCGTGACCGGCCTGGTCGCGACGACCAAGCAGATCAACCATCCCGCCGTCGGGCGGCTGGAGCTGACCTACCAGACGTTCGAGAGCCGGGACGCGCCGGGCCAGCAGCTCACGATCGCGACGGCCGCCGAGGGGTCGCCGAGCGCCGACTCGCTGGCGCTGCTCGGGACGCTGGCGGCGGACCGGGCGGTCTGA
- a CDS encoding HelD family protein — protein MTGIAGELAHEQAVVDTMYVRLDTLRGTTANRLRDVRLAGSTGTHQNRSERDAFATLYEDRAAQLDAVEDRLVFGRLDLAEGSEDGAVTRYVGRIGLTDAEHRSMLTDWRAPAAEAFYRATALHPGDVRRRRHLVTKGRAVTGLEDEVLDLEGDIDADALSGEGALLAAMAQGRTGRMTDIVATIQAEQDRIIRSELSGALVVQGGPGTGKTAVALHRAAYLLYAHRRLLERSGVLVVGPSSAFLRYIDQVLPSLGETGVVSTTIGSLLPGVRATGVDEGQIARLKGLLLWRKVIRRAVRARERVPGHDVAVRVEGHDFVIRPRDVADAIARARRTHKPHNLARASFVRDMLDRLTDQYRDFEGAPLSSEDRATVFEDLRSDRDVRVALNLAWLPITPEKLVSDLYAKPHRLAEAAPELSERERRLLVRAPGAPWTESDVPILDEAYELLGEDDSVARAEARNREAEQAREVEYARSVLSATGAGGGLVDAETLASRFAATGPSLTTAERAAGDRSWTYGHVVVDEAQELSPMAWRALVRRVPTRSMTIVGDVAQTSSAAGARSWDRMLTPLLRDGWRLSELTVSYRTPSTVADTAQRVARAARLPVSDLRAAREVEGSLAVVRTSPGADGLPEDGAAVTEALGLVKELVGPDAGRVAVVAPSGAVARLAAAVAEALPSAVGAEEAARLSAQRPEDAQLTVLAPRETKGLEFDAVVLVEPAAIAEGAGGVSDLYVAMTRPTQRLVVLHVRDLPEGF, from the coding sequence GTGACGGGAATCGCGGGCGAGCTCGCCCACGAGCAAGCAGTCGTCGACACGATGTACGTCCGCTTGGACACCCTGCGCGGCACCACCGCGAACCGGCTGCGGGACGTCCGCCTGGCGGGCTCGACGGGCACGCACCAGAACCGCAGCGAGCGCGACGCGTTCGCGACCCTCTACGAGGACCGCGCCGCGCAGCTCGACGCCGTCGAGGACCGGCTGGTCTTCGGCCGCCTCGACCTCGCGGAGGGGTCCGAGGACGGCGCGGTGACCCGGTACGTGGGGCGCATCGGGCTGACGGACGCCGAGCACCGGTCCATGCTGACCGACTGGCGCGCCCCGGCAGCCGAGGCGTTCTACCGGGCCACGGCGCTGCACCCGGGCGACGTGCGGCGGCGGCGGCACCTGGTGACAAAGGGCCGCGCGGTCACGGGCCTGGAGGACGAGGTCCTGGACCTCGAGGGCGACATCGACGCCGACGCGCTGTCCGGCGAGGGCGCGCTGCTCGCGGCGATGGCCCAGGGCCGCACCGGCCGGATGACCGACATCGTCGCGACCATCCAGGCCGAGCAGGACCGCATCATCCGCTCCGAGCTGAGCGGCGCGCTGGTGGTCCAGGGCGGGCCCGGTACCGGCAAGACGGCCGTGGCGCTGCACCGTGCGGCCTACCTGCTGTACGCGCACCGGCGCCTGCTGGAGCGCTCCGGCGTGCTGGTGGTCGGGCCGTCCAGCGCGTTCCTGCGGTACATCGACCAGGTGCTCCCCTCGCTCGGCGAGACCGGCGTGGTGTCCACGACGATCGGCAGCCTGCTGCCGGGCGTCCGCGCGACCGGCGTCGACGAGGGCCAGATCGCGCGGCTCAAGGGCCTGCTGCTGTGGCGCAAGGTGATCCGGCGGGCCGTGCGGGCGCGCGAGCGCGTGCCGGGGCACGACGTCGCGGTGCGGGTCGAGGGGCACGACTTCGTGATCCGCCCGCGCGACGTCGCCGACGCGATCGCCCGCGCCCGCCGCACGCACAAGCCGCACAACCTGGCGCGCGCGTCGTTCGTGCGCGACATGCTCGACCGCCTCACGGACCAGTACCGCGACTTCGAGGGCGCGCCGCTGTCGTCCGAGGACCGCGCCACGGTCTTCGAGGACCTGCGCTCCGACCGCGACGTCCGCGTGGCGCTCAACCTCGCGTGGCTGCCGATCACGCCGGAGAAGCTGGTCTCGGACCTGTACGCCAAGCCGCACCGGCTCGCCGAAGCCGCGCCGGAGCTCAGCGAGCGCGAGCGGCGCCTGCTGGTCCGCGCGCCGGGGGCGCCGTGGACGGAGTCGGACGTGCCGATCCTGGACGAGGCGTACGAGCTGCTGGGCGAGGACGACTCCGTGGCGCGGGCCGAGGCCCGCAACCGCGAGGCCGAGCAGGCCCGCGAGGTCGAGTACGCGCGCAGCGTGCTGTCCGCGACGGGCGCGGGCGGCGGCCTGGTCGACGCCGAGACGCTGGCCTCCCGGTTCGCCGCGACCGGCCCGTCCCTGACGACGGCGGAGCGCGCCGCCGGCGACCGGTCCTGGACCTACGGCCACGTGGTGGTCGACGAGGCGCAGGAGCTGTCCCCGATGGCCTGGCGCGCGCTGGTGCGCCGGGTGCCGACGCGGTCGATGACCATCGTCGGCGACGTCGCCCAGACGTCGTCGGCTGCGGGCGCGCGGAGCTGGGACCGGATGCTCACGCCCCTGCTGCGCGACGGCTGGCGGCTGTCCGAGCTCACCGTCTCCTACCGCACGCCGTCCACCGTGGCCGACACCGCCCAGCGGGTCGCGCGGGCCGCCCGGCTGCCCGTCTCCGACCTGCGCGCCGCGCGCGAGGTCGAGGGCTCCCTCGCCGTCGTCCGCACCTCGCCCGGGGCCGACGGCCTGCCGGAGGACGGCGCGGCGGTGACCGAGGCGCTCGGCCTCGTCAAGGAGCTCGTCGGGCCCGACGCCGGCCGCGTGGCCGTGGTCGCGCCGTCCGGCGCCGTCGCGCGCCTGGCCGCCGCCGTCGCCGAGGCGCTGCCGTCCGCCGTCGGCGCCGAGGAGGCCGCCCGCCTGAGCGCCCAGCGCCCGGAGGACGCGCAGCTCACCGTACTGGCGCCGCGGGAGACCAAGGGCCTGGAGTTCGACGCCGTCGTGCTGGTGGAGCCGGCCGCGATCGCGGAGGGCGCCGGCGGGGTCAGCGACCTCTACGTCGCGATGACCCGTCCCACGCAGCGCCTGGTCGTGCTGCACGTGCGCGACCTGCCCGAAGGGTTCTAG
- a CDS encoding cytochrome P450 has translation MTASPPSGPTVRLGDVADRTLLVETTAAADANAVYERLRKRWGSVAPIELEAGVPAWLVLGHSAAVGVLRDDRTFIKDPSIWNGHGQDLLGPQSTLHLVLAKTPKPTLADADGPKHTRLRPPVDDALEQIDETRAGAITRRLCGMLIDRFQDRGRADLVAEYAAVVPFLVLSELDGLEPTQAQRLQEITRAIFEAGADARALTDELRAIVTGHIAYSRERGTHDIAGILSRHDNFQSDLERAQTLTAITAAATEALMAWIAQTLVLVLSDPRFSHRISGGRLHIDDALDEVLWRSTTNPNLMPRFAARDVTIDDKLIQLGDPVVVAVHAANHDPLVQSDDPWDTVGNRAYLSFGAGVHRCPAPRLGRVVSRIAVAELLQRLQVTLVGDPDDVEWATSPWMRFPSRLPVTFPSPREEPPPPRPLFPTTAPRR, from the coding sequence GTGACCGCATCACCGCCGTCGGGCCCAACGGTGCGCCTCGGCGACGTCGCCGACCGCACGCTGCTCGTGGAGACCACGGCCGCCGCCGACGCGAACGCGGTGTACGAGCGCCTCCGGAAACGGTGGGGCTCGGTGGCCCCGATCGAGCTGGAGGCCGGGGTGCCCGCCTGGCTGGTGCTGGGCCACTCCGCGGCGGTCGGGGTGCTGCGGGACGACCGCACGTTCATCAAGGACCCCTCGATCTGGAACGGGCACGGCCAGGACCTGCTCGGCCCGCAGTCCACGCTGCACCTCGTGCTCGCGAAGACCCCCAAGCCCACCCTGGCCGACGCCGACGGACCCAAGCACACCCGCCTGCGCCCGCCGGTCGACGACGCCCTGGAGCAGATCGACGAGACCCGGGCCGGCGCGATCACGCGGCGGCTGTGCGGCATGCTCATCGACCGGTTCCAGGACCGCGGCCGCGCCGACCTGGTCGCCGAGTACGCCGCGGTGGTCCCGTTCCTCGTGCTGTCCGAGCTGGACGGCCTGGAGCCCACGCAGGCGCAGCGCCTGCAGGAGATCACGCGGGCGATCTTCGAGGCGGGCGCCGACGCGCGGGCCCTGACCGACGAGCTGCGCGCGATCGTCACCGGGCACATCGCCTACAGCCGCGAGCGTGGTACCCACGACATCGCCGGCATCCTGTCCCGGCACGACAACTTCCAGAGCGACCTCGAACGGGCCCAGACGCTGACGGCGATCACCGCCGCGGCGACGGAGGCCCTGATGGCCTGGATCGCCCAGACGCTCGTGCTGGTGCTCAGCGACCCCCGGTTCTCCCACCGCATCTCGGGCGGCCGCCTGCACATCGACGACGCGCTCGACGAGGTGCTGTGGCGGTCCACGACCAACCCGAACCTGATGCCGCGGTTCGCGGCGCGCGACGTGACGATCGACGACAAGCTGATCCAGCTGGGCGACCCGGTGGTCGTGGCCGTGCACGCCGCCAACCACGACCCGCTGGTGCAGTCCGACGACCCGTGGGACACCGTCGGCAACCGCGCCTACCTGTCCTTCGGCGCCGGCGTGCACCGCTGCCCCGCGCCGCGCCTGGGCCGCGTCGTCTCCCGCATCGCGGTCGCCGAGCTGCTGCAGCGCCTCCAGGTCACGCTCGTGGGCGACCCCGACGACGTCGAGTGGGCCACCAGCCCGTGGATGCGGTTCCCGTCCCGGCTGCCGGTCACGTTCCCCTCGCCGCGCGAGGAGCCGCCGCCGCCCCGTCCCCTCTTCCCGACGACGGCGCCGCGCCGATAG
- a CDS encoding PP2C family protein-serine/threonine phosphatase, producing MALGGAGSARPGGGPGPEARPSGLDGPISVLLVEDDDADAFLVSELLADADVESDLRADLHRARSVDEALNILSMVSVDCLLLDLGLPDAEGLGALRRIIDGIEVLPVQPAVVVLTGNTSHDLGSAAVANGADDYLVKGEVDGDGLARCLRYATLRRRSAAQQIALFRSEVRAAETTRLERALLPKELVTDARVSVMVGYLPGGNGLLGGDFFDTVERPDGTLVTVIGDVAGHGPDEAALGAAMRTAWRTLVLADTPADDVLPLLERVLLAERGRPEVFVTICQAVISPDRAHMDVYLAGHLPPLLVVPQKPAGRSAPVTHQCEELPSSDRGRALGIPVEGTWTAHRVRLPEVWTAVLYTDGLVEAAVGADPGGTPVLPPSAHGRMPRLGAHGLRSVVEHEMDQGTEEVVTRVLRRVRALHGGPLVDDAALLFVGWAGAGATEPGERTSTLADSVEWSRA from the coding sequence ATGGCACTGGGCGGGGCGGGATCTGCGAGGCCCGGAGGTGGGCCCGGACCCGAGGCGCGCCCCTCCGGGCTGGACGGCCCCATCTCCGTGCTCCTGGTCGAGGACGACGACGCCGACGCGTTCCTCGTGAGCGAGCTGCTCGCCGACGCCGACGTGGAGTCCGACCTGCGCGCCGACCTGCACCGCGCCCGCTCCGTGGACGAGGCCCTGAACATCCTGTCCATGGTCTCGGTGGACTGCCTGCTGCTCGACCTGGGCCTGCCCGACGCCGAGGGGCTGGGCGCCCTGCGCCGCATCATCGACGGCATCGAGGTGCTGCCCGTGCAGCCCGCCGTCGTCGTGCTGACCGGCAACACGTCGCACGACCTGGGCTCCGCCGCCGTGGCCAACGGCGCCGACGACTACCTGGTCAAGGGCGAGGTGGACGGCGACGGCCTCGCCCGCTGCCTGCGCTACGCGACCCTGCGCCGGCGCTCCGCCGCCCAGCAGATCGCGCTGTTCCGCAGCGAGGTGCGCGCCGCCGAGACCACGCGGCTGGAGCGCGCGCTGCTGCCCAAGGAACTGGTCACCGACGCGCGGGTCTCCGTCATGGTCGGCTACCTGCCCGGCGGCAACGGCCTGCTCGGCGGCGACTTCTTCGACACGGTCGAGCGCCCCGACGGCACCCTCGTGACCGTCATCGGCGACGTCGCCGGGCACGGCCCCGACGAGGCCGCCCTCGGCGCCGCGATGCGCACCGCGTGGCGCACCCTCGTGCTCGCCGACACGCCCGCCGACGACGTGCTGCCCCTGCTGGAGCGCGTGCTCCTGGCGGAACGCGGCCGGCCCGAGGTGTTCGTCACCATCTGCCAGGCCGTGATCTCGCCCGACCGAGCGCACATGGACGTCTACCTCGCCGGGCACCTGCCGCCGCTGCTCGTCGTGCCGCAGAAGCCGGCCGGCCGGTCCGCGCCCGTCACCCACCAGTGCGAGGAGCTGCCCTCCTCCGACCGCGGCCGCGCCCTCGGCATCCCCGTCGAGGGCACCTGGACGGCGCACCGCGTCCGCCTGCCCGAGGTGTGGACCGCCGTGCTCTACACGGACGGGCTCGTCGAGGCCGCCGTCGGCGCCGACCCCGGAGGGACGCCCGTCCTGCCGCCCAGCGCCCACGGACGCATGCCCCGCCTCGGCGCGCACGGCCTGCGCAGCGTCGTCGAGCACGAGATGGACCAGGGCACCGAGGAGGTCGTGACCCGCGTGCTGCGCCGGGTGCGTGCCTTGCACGGCGGCCCCCTGGTCGACGACGCCGCGCTGCTCTTCGTCGGCTGGGCCGGCGCGGGCGCCACCGAACCGGGCGAACGCACCTCGACCCTGGCCGACTCGGTGGAGTGGTCGCGGGCATGA